From Streptomonospora salina, the proteins below share one genomic window:
- the araB gene encoding ribulokinase, with protein sequence MDEKDTNVSAHNDDVVIGVDFGTLSGRAVVVRVADGAELAGAVHEFEHGVVSQALPGSGIPLAPDTALQVPEDYRAVLRTTVPEALAAAGVPAERVVGIGTDFTACTVLPTTADGTPLCELPEFADRPHAYAKLWKHHAAQREADDITALAAERGEEWLGRYGGKISSEWQFAKGLQVLREDPGVYRRTDRWIEAADWIVWVLCGSETRNVCTAGYKGIHQDGAWPDRDYLAALHPDFAGFAEEKLAHPLMQLGERAGGLSASAAALTGLPEGVAVAVGNVDAHVTAAAAQTVEPGRMLAVMGTSTCHVMNGASFAEVPGMCGAVRDGIAPGYWGYEAGQSGVGDIFAWFAESYLPAEYRREADELGISAHDLLSRKSADQPVGAHGLVALDWHSGNRSVLVDHGLSGMICGLTLATRPEEVYRALVESTAFGTRTIFDAFVDSGVPVEEVTVAGGLKRNAYVMQIYADVLNRPLHVADSEQGPALGSAVHAAVAAGAYPGIAAASAAMGGATRDAVLPDPERAAAYDRLYAVYTELHDHFGRGGSDALHRLRAVRNESRTA encoded by the coding sequence ATGGACGAGAAAGACACGAATGTGAGCGCTCACAACGACGATGTCGTGATCGGCGTCGACTTCGGAACCCTGTCGGGGCGCGCGGTCGTCGTCCGGGTCGCCGACGGCGCCGAACTGGCCGGCGCCGTCCACGAGTTCGAGCACGGCGTCGTCTCGCAGGCTCTGCCCGGATCCGGTATCCCGCTCGCCCCCGACACCGCGCTGCAGGTCCCCGAGGACTACCGCGCCGTGCTGCGCACGACCGTGCCCGAGGCGCTGGCCGCCGCCGGCGTGCCGGCCGAGCGCGTGGTCGGCATCGGCACCGACTTCACCGCCTGCACCGTGCTGCCGACCACCGCCGACGGCACCCCGCTGTGCGAACTGCCCGAGTTCGCCGACCGGCCGCACGCCTACGCCAAGCTCTGGAAGCACCACGCCGCCCAGCGCGAAGCCGACGACATCACCGCCCTGGCCGCCGAGCGCGGCGAGGAGTGGCTGGGGCGCTACGGCGGCAAGATCAGCTCCGAGTGGCAGTTCGCCAAGGGCCTGCAGGTCCTGCGCGAGGACCCCGGGGTCTACCGGCGCACCGACCGCTGGATCGAGGCCGCCGACTGGATCGTATGGGTGCTGTGCGGATCCGAGACCCGCAACGTCTGCACCGCCGGCTACAAGGGCATCCACCAGGACGGCGCCTGGCCCGACCGGGACTACCTGGCCGCACTGCACCCCGACTTCGCCGGCTTCGCCGAGGAGAAGCTCGCCCACCCGCTGATGCAGTTGGGCGAGCGCGCCGGGGGCCTGTCCGCCTCCGCCGCCGCCCTCACCGGCCTTCCCGAAGGCGTCGCGGTGGCCGTGGGCAACGTCGACGCCCACGTCACCGCCGCCGCGGCCCAGACCGTCGAACCCGGCCGGATGCTGGCCGTCATGGGCACCAGCACCTGCCACGTCATGAACGGCGCGTCCTTCGCCGAGGTGCCGGGCATGTGCGGCGCGGTGCGCGACGGCATCGCCCCCGGATACTGGGGCTACGAGGCCGGGCAGAGCGGCGTCGGCGACATCTTCGCCTGGTTCGCCGAAAGCTACCTGCCGGCCGAGTACCGGCGCGAAGCCGACGAACTCGGGATCTCCGCCCACGACCTGCTCTCGCGCAAGTCCGCCGACCAGCCCGTGGGCGCCCACGGGCTGGTCGCCCTGGACTGGCACAGCGGCAACCGTTCCGTGCTGGTCGACCACGGACTCTCCGGCATGATCTGCGGGCTGACCCTGGCCACCCGGCCCGAGGAGGTCTACCGCGCGCTGGTGGAATCCACCGCCTTCGGCACCCGCACCATCTTCGACGCGTTCGTCGACTCCGGCGTCCCCGTCGAGGAGGTCACCGTCGCCGGCGGCCTCAAGCGCAACGCCTACGTCATGCAGATCTACGCCGACGTACTCAACCGCCCCCTGCACGTCGCCGACTCCGAACAGGGGCCGGCACTGGGCTCGGCGGTCCACGCCGCCGTGGCGGCCGGCGCCTACCCCGGAATCGCGGCCGCGTCGGCGGCCATGGGCGGCGCCACCCGCGACGCCGTCCTGCCCGACCCCGAGCGCGCCGCCGCCTACGACCGGCTCTACGCCGTCTACACCGAACTGCACGACCACTTCGGCCGCGGCGGCAGCGACGCGCTGCACCGGCTGCGCGCCGTCCGCAACGAGAGCCGTACTGCCTGA
- a CDS encoding LacI family DNA-binding transcriptional regulator: MSVPVGRSPVMADVARLAGVSHQTVSRVLNGHPNVRSETQTRVQSAIEELGYRRNSSARALVTRRTGVIGVVAFDTTHYGPAQTLSGIEHAARADGYFLSVVTLQTVTREAVSEAMDYLAQQSVEGYIVIAPKRAVVEGLAGQPADRPVVAVEGGEAPDLPVVCVDQEGGGYLATRHLLDLGHRTVHHIAGPDDWLESEGRIAGWRRALAEAGVEEPDALYGDWRPRSGYRIGAQLAGDPDVSALFVANDQMALGALRALGEAGVRVPDDVSVVGFDDIPESEFFTPPLTTVAQDFSDVGRRGIELLIDMLEAPAGATSPHTARSVVPARLVARVSTAPAPDPDRA, encoded by the coding sequence ATGTCGGTACCCGTTGGGCGCAGTCCGGTCATGGCCGATGTCGCGCGGCTGGCCGGAGTGTCCCATCAGACCGTCTCGCGCGTGCTCAACGGCCACCCCAACGTCCGCTCCGAGACCCAGACCCGGGTCCAGTCCGCGATCGAGGAACTGGGCTACCGCCGCAACTCCTCGGCGCGGGCGCTGGTCACCCGGCGCACGGGCGTCATCGGGGTGGTCGCCTTCGACACCACCCACTACGGCCCCGCCCAGACCCTGTCGGGCATCGAGCACGCCGCCCGCGCCGACGGCTACTTCCTCAGCGTGGTGACCCTGCAGACGGTCACCCGCGAAGCCGTCAGCGAGGCGATGGACTACCTCGCCCAGCAGTCGGTCGAGGGCTACATCGTCATCGCGCCCAAGCGCGCGGTCGTCGAAGGGCTGGCCGGCCAGCCCGCCGACCGCCCGGTCGTGGCGGTCGAGGGCGGCGAGGCCCCGGACCTGCCCGTGGTCTGCGTCGATCAGGAAGGCGGCGGCTACCTGGCCACGCGCCACCTGCTCGACCTCGGCCACCGCACGGTCCACCACATCGCCGGGCCCGACGACTGGCTGGAGTCCGAGGGGCGCATCGCCGGCTGGCGCCGGGCGCTGGCCGAGGCCGGAGTCGAGGAGCCGGACGCGCTCTACGGCGACTGGCGGCCCCGCTCCGGCTACCGCATCGGCGCGCAGCTGGCCGGCGACCCCGACGTCTCGGCCCTGTTCGTGGCCAACGACCAGATGGCGCTGGGTGCGCTGCGCGCGCTGGGCGAAGCCGGTGTGCGGGTGCCCGACGACGTCAGCGTCGTCGGTTTCGACGACATCCCCGAATCCGAGTTCTTCACCCCGCCGCTGACCACGGTGGCCCAGGACTTCAGCGACGTGGGCCGCCGCGGCATCGAACTGCTCATCGACATGCTGGAGGCCCCCGCCGGAGCCACGTCCCCCCACACGGCACGCAGCGTCGTGCCTGCCCGCCTGGTCGCCCGAGTCAGCACCGCCCCCGCCCCCGACCCCGACCGCGCCTAA
- a CDS encoding putative protein N(5)-glutamine methyltransferase has protein sequence MSIPSSHPAFSSVVARLRRAGCVFAEDEAAILIPAAPTTADLESKIGRRVAGEPLEYVVGWADFCGRRMALEPGVFVPRRRTEFLVGRAVELAPERPVAVDLCCGSGALGAALADARPGTELYAADVDPAAVRCARRNLADAGGRVYAGDLYDPLPSGLRGRVDVLMANVPYVPTAEIALLPGEAREHEARAALDGGGDGLAALRRVSAAAPDWLAPGGRLYFEVSERQASAAAAVAAADGFDAQVAADDDTGATVVVATASGG, from the coding sequence ATGTCGATTCCTTCGTCACATCCCGCCTTCTCCTCCGTCGTCGCCCGGCTGCGCCGGGCCGGCTGCGTCTTCGCCGAGGACGAGGCCGCGATCCTGATCCCCGCCGCACCGACCACCGCCGACCTGGAGTCGAAGATCGGGCGGCGCGTCGCCGGCGAGCCGCTGGAGTACGTCGTGGGGTGGGCCGACTTCTGCGGACGGCGCATGGCCCTCGAACCCGGGGTGTTCGTGCCGCGCCGCCGCACCGAGTTCCTTGTGGGCCGGGCGGTGGAGCTGGCGCCGGAACGGCCGGTGGCGGTGGACCTGTGCTGCGGGTCGGGCGCCCTCGGGGCGGCCTTGGCCGACGCCCGCCCCGGAACCGAGCTGTACGCCGCCGACGTCGACCCGGCGGCCGTGCGGTGCGCCCGGCGCAACCTCGCCGACGCCGGCGGACGGGTCTACGCCGGCGATCTCTACGATCCGCTGCCGAGCGGGCTGCGCGGACGTGTCGACGTGCTGATGGCCAACGTGCCCTACGTGCCCACGGCCGAAATCGCACTGCTGCCCGGCGAGGCGCGCGAACACGAGGCGCGGGCGGCGCTGGACGGGGGCGGCGACGGCCTGGCGGCGCTGCGCCGGGTGAGTGCCGCGGCGCCGGACTGGCTCGCTCCGGGCGGACGGCTGTACTTCGAGGTGAGTGAGCGCCAGGCGTCGGCAGCCGCGGCCGTCGCCGCCGCCGACGGGTTCGACGCGCAGGTGGCCGCCGACGACGACACGGGCGCCACGGTGGTGGTCGCGACCGCGTCCGGCGGCTGA
- a CDS encoding deoxyguanosinetriphosphate triphosphohydrolase: protein MAASDETPLPGYSARDRRRWAPESAKSRSRSPFERDRARVLHSFALRRLAAKTQVVQPGASDFPRTRLTHSLECAQIGRELGGALGCDPDLVEAACLAHDLGHPPFGHNGEKALDAAAAPCGGFEGNAQSLRLLTRLEGKVVVDGALDGGTGGLLDGGAGGGVPPREPPESAGLNLTRATLDATLKYPWPRGADGSKFNCYPDDLAVFEWIRADAPDSGGGPPRLCFEAQVMDWADDVAYSVHDLEDALYAGMIRLPALHSRAERAEVCAVAAPLYTDAGPGELEDVFAELMAEPFWPKEFSGDLGSLAALKNLTSELIGRLCRSAAEATRAACGPGPVTRYTADLAVPRRNLLECALLKALTAHYVMGRSEAAAYQAREREIVTGLVDTVRRGAPATLDGPFRASYERAADDAAALRVVVDQIASLTDTSARAWHDRLTG, encoded by the coding sequence ATGGCTGCCAGCGACGAGACACCACTGCCCGGATACAGCGCCCGCGACCGGCGGCGCTGGGCCCCCGAATCCGCGAAAAGCCGCTCCCGCAGCCCGTTCGAGCGCGACCGGGCCCGGGTGCTGCACAGCTTCGCCCTGCGCCGGCTGGCGGCCAAGACCCAGGTGGTCCAGCCCGGCGCCAGCGACTTCCCGCGCACCCGGCTGACGCACTCCCTGGAATGCGCCCAGATCGGCCGCGAATTGGGCGGGGCGCTGGGATGCGACCCCGACCTGGTCGAGGCCGCGTGCCTGGCCCACGATCTCGGGCACCCGCCCTTCGGCCACAACGGCGAGAAAGCCCTGGACGCCGCTGCGGCGCCCTGCGGCGGATTCGAAGGCAACGCGCAGAGTCTGCGGCTGCTCACCCGCCTTGAGGGCAAGGTCGTCGTCGACGGGGCGCTCGACGGAGGAACCGGCGGCCTCCTCGACGGCGGTGCCGGCGGCGGCGTTCCGCCCCGGGAGCCGCCGGAGAGCGCCGGGCTGAATCTCACCCGCGCGACGCTGGACGCCACCCTGAAGTACCCCTGGCCGCGCGGCGCCGACGGGTCCAAGTTCAACTGCTACCCCGACGACCTGGCCGTCTTCGAGTGGATCCGCGCGGACGCCCCCGACTCCGGCGGCGGTCCGCCGCGGCTGTGCTTCGAAGCCCAGGTGATGGACTGGGCCGACGACGTCGCCTACTCCGTGCACGACCTGGAGGACGCGCTCTACGCCGGTATGATCCGGCTTCCCGCGCTGCACAGCCGGGCCGAGCGCGCCGAGGTGTGCGCGGTCGCCGCCCCGCTCTACACCGACGCCGGCCCGGGCGAGCTGGAGGACGTCTTCGCCGAGCTGATGGCCGAACCGTTCTGGCCCAAGGAGTTCTCCGGCGACCTGGGGTCGCTGGCGGCGCTGAAGAACCTCACCAGCGAGCTGATCGGCCGCTTGTGCCGGTCGGCCGCGGAGGCCACCCGCGCCGCCTGCGGTCCCGGACCCGTCACCCGCTACACCGCCGACCTCGCGGTTCCACGCCGCAATCTCCTCGAATGCGCGCTGCTCAAGGCGCTGACCGCCCACTACGTCATGGGCCGCTCGGAGGCGGCGGCCTACCAGGCCCGCGAGCGCGAGATCGTCACCGGACTCGTCGACACCGTCCGCCGCGGCGCCCCCGCGACCCTCGACGGCCCGTTCCGCGCCTCCTACGAACGCGCGGCCGACGACGCCGCCGCCCTGCGGGTGGTCGTCGACCAGATCGCCTCGCTCACCGACACCTCCGCCCGCGCCTGGCACGACCGGCTCACGGGCTGA
- a CDS encoding YdcF family protein yields MPTGDDDDGVPNAPAAGYGSGTTRVSFRTGSGSGDSPQDRTQPLSREDCPAAGGPGEPGGVEGGAPGGEERTRVLRRPAPPPGTAAGPGRGSGPPGPPGSGGARRPRRFRPRRIVALVLLLVLAAPPATWVWVWYTARADERPASDAILVLGASQYNGRPSPIFEERLAHAEELYREGVAPAVITVGGNQPGDNFTEGGAGRDWLVEQGVPAADVVAVEEGGDTLQSVAAVADVFGRRDWSSVVLVTDPWHSLRSREMAEDHGMEAATSPTRSGPAVIERETQVWYITRETASLWHYWLFGDSSDIEVDAA; encoded by the coding sequence GTGCCGACTGGGGATGACGACGACGGCGTGCCGAACGCGCCGGCGGCCGGATACGGGTCCGGGACCACCCGGGTGTCCTTCCGGACCGGCTCCGGCTCCGGGGACTCCCCGCAGGACCGCACACAGCCGCTCTCCCGGGAGGACTGCCCGGCGGCCGGCGGACCGGGGGAGCCGGGAGGCGTCGAGGGCGGCGCGCCCGGTGGCGAGGAGCGCACACGGGTCCTGCGGCGCCCCGCGCCGCCGCCCGGGACGGCGGCCGGACCCGGGCGGGGCAGCGGACCGCCCGGGCCTCCCGGATCCGGCGGCGCCCGCCGCCCGCGCCGCTTCCGGCCGCGCCGGATCGTGGCGCTCGTGCTGCTGCTCGTGCTCGCGGCTCCGCCCGCCACGTGGGTGTGGGTGTGGTACACCGCGCGCGCCGACGAGCGCCCCGCCTCCGACGCGATCCTGGTGCTGGGCGCCAGCCAGTACAACGGGCGCCCGTCGCCGATCTTCGAGGAGCGGCTCGCACACGCCGAGGAGCTCTACCGCGAAGGCGTGGCCCCGGCCGTGATCACCGTCGGCGGGAACCAGCCCGGCGACAACTTCACCGAAGGCGGCGCCGGGCGCGACTGGCTGGTGGAGCAGGGCGTGCCCGCCGCCGACGTCGTCGCCGTCGAAGAGGGCGGCGACACGCTGCAGAGCGTCGCGGCCGTCGCCGATGTCTTCGGCCGACGGGACTGGTCCAGCGTGGTCCTCGTCACCGACCCCTGGCACAGTCTGCGCTCACGCGAGATGGCCGAGGACCACGGTATGGAGGCGGCCACCTCGCCGACGCGCTCGGGCCCGGCCGTGATCGAGCGGGAGACCCAGGTGTGGTACATCACCCGGGAGACGGCGTCGCTGTGGCACTATTGGCTCTTCGGCGACAGCAGCGACATCGAGGTCGACGCCGCCTGA
- the ppdK gene encoding pyruvate, phosphate dikinase produces MPKYVYEFAEGSKDQKDLLGGKGANLAEMTNLGLPVPPGFTITTEACRYFLANDAMPDGIDAEVDAKLGALERAMGKRLGQPDDPLLVSVRSGAKFSMPGMMETVLNIGLNDTSVHGLAAQSGDERFAWDSYRRLIQMFGKTVQGIGGDLFDDAFDEVKRQKGVTDDLDLDASDHRKLVELFKRIVAEHTGREFPSDPREQMDLAVRAVFGSWTAPRAVLYRRRERIPVDLGTAVNVCAMVFGNMGMDSGTGVAFTRDPASGRQGVYGDYLQNAQGEDVVAGIRNTVPLAEMQRLDPAGYDELLTIMETLENHYRDLCDIEFTVERGKLWMLQTRVGKRTAAAAFRIADQLVDQGMITLDEAVSRVTGDQLAQLMFPRFAEDAQGHLLGAGMNASPGAAVGTAVFDSETAVARARSGEDVILCRRETDPDDLEGMLSAAGILTNRGGKTSHAAVVARGMGKTCVCGAEELEIDTKNRRLAAPGGEVVEEGDVVSIDGTSGRVYLGEVPVVASPVVRYFEGEIDPAADDTDDLVRAVDRIMRHADSARRLRVRANADNADDAGRARRMGAEGVGLCRTEHMFLGDRRRLVERLVLAETDTEQQEALDRLLPPQRADFHEALAAMDGLPMTVRLLDPPLHEFLPDITELSVRVALAEERGETPEEDRRLLKAVNKLHEQNPMLGLRGVRLGLVVPGLFTLQVRAIAEAAAQLLGEGRNPRPEIMIPLVGTVQELEIVREESTRVLREVGAEYGVELDFPVGTMIELPRAALTAGQIAESAEFFSFGTNDLTQTVWGFSRDDVEASFFSAYLEKGVFGVSPFESLDTEGVGRLIDTAVEEGRATRPDIKLGVCGEHGGDPDSVHFFHRAGLDYVSCSPFRVPVARLEAGRAAARD; encoded by the coding sequence GTGCCCAAGTACGTTTACGAGTTCGCCGAGGGCAGCAAGGATCAGAAGGATCTGCTCGGCGGCAAGGGCGCCAACCTGGCCGAGATGACGAATCTGGGCCTGCCCGTGCCCCCGGGGTTCACCATCACCACCGAGGCCTGCCGGTACTTCCTGGCCAACGACGCCATGCCCGACGGCATCGACGCCGAAGTCGACGCCAAGCTCGGCGCCCTGGAGCGCGCGATGGGCAAGCGGCTCGGCCAGCCCGACGACCCGCTTCTGGTCAGCGTCCGATCCGGAGCCAAGTTCTCCATGCCCGGCATGATGGAGACGGTCCTCAACATCGGCCTCAACGACACGTCGGTGCACGGCCTCGCAGCCCAATCCGGCGACGAGCGCTTCGCCTGGGACTCCTACCGGCGCCTGATCCAGATGTTCGGCAAAACCGTGCAGGGCATCGGCGGTGACCTGTTCGACGACGCCTTCGACGAGGTCAAGCGGCAGAAGGGCGTCACCGACGACCTCGATCTGGACGCCTCGGACCACCGCAAGCTCGTCGAGCTGTTCAAGCGGATCGTCGCCGAGCACACCGGGCGCGAGTTCCCCTCCGACCCGCGCGAGCAGATGGACCTGGCCGTGCGCGCCGTGTTCGGGTCGTGGACCGCACCCCGCGCCGTGCTCTACCGCCGCCGCGAACGCATCCCGGTGGACCTCGGCACGGCCGTGAACGTGTGCGCCATGGTGTTCGGGAACATGGGCATGGACTCCGGAACCGGCGTGGCCTTCACCCGCGACCCCGCATCGGGCCGCCAGGGCGTCTACGGCGACTACCTGCAGAACGCCCAGGGCGAGGACGTGGTCGCCGGCATCCGCAACACGGTGCCGCTGGCCGAGATGCAGCGCCTCGACCCCGCCGGATACGACGAGCTCCTGACGATCATGGAGACGCTGGAGAACCACTACCGCGACCTGTGCGACATCGAGTTCACCGTCGAGCGCGGCAAACTGTGGATGCTGCAGACCCGGGTGGGCAAGCGCACCGCCGCCGCGGCCTTCCGCATCGCCGACCAGCTCGTCGACCAGGGCATGATCACCCTCGACGAGGCGGTCTCCCGCGTCACCGGCGACCAGCTCGCCCAGCTGATGTTCCCGCGCTTCGCCGAGGACGCCCAGGGCCACCTCCTGGGCGCGGGAATGAACGCCTCGCCCGGTGCCGCCGTCGGCACGGCCGTCTTCGACTCCGAAACCGCCGTCGCGCGGGCCCGCAGCGGCGAGGACGTCATCCTGTGCCGGCGCGAGACCGACCCCGACGACCTCGAAGGCATGCTCTCGGCCGCCGGGATCCTCACCAACCGCGGCGGTAAGACCTCCCACGCCGCCGTCGTCGCCCGCGGGATGGGCAAGACCTGCGTGTGCGGCGCCGAGGAGCTGGAGATCGACACCAAGAACCGCCGGCTCGCCGCACCGGGCGGCGAGGTCGTCGAGGAGGGCGACGTCGTCTCCATCGACGGCACCAGCGGCCGCGTCTACCTCGGCGAGGTGCCCGTGGTCGCCTCCCCGGTGGTGCGCTACTTCGAAGGCGAGATCGACCCCGCCGCCGACGACACCGACGACCTCGTCCGCGCGGTCGACCGCATCATGCGCCACGCCGACTCCGCGCGGCGCCTGCGGGTGCGCGCCAACGCCGACAACGCCGACGACGCCGGCCGCGCCCGCCGGATGGGCGCCGAAGGCGTCGGGCTGTGCCGCACCGAGCACATGTTCCTCGGCGACCGCCGCCGGCTCGTGGAACGCCTGGTGCTGGCCGAAACCGACACCGAGCAGCAGGAGGCCCTGGACCGGCTGCTGCCGCCGCAGCGCGCCGACTTCCACGAGGCGCTGGCGGCCATGGACGGGCTGCCGATGACCGTGCGGCTGCTCGACCCGCCGCTGCACGAGTTCCTGCCCGACATCACCGAGCTGTCGGTGCGCGTGGCCCTCGCCGAGGAGCGCGGTGAAACCCCGGAGGAGGACCGGCGGCTGCTGAAGGCCGTGAACAAGCTCCACGAGCAGAACCCGATGCTGGGCCTGCGCGGTGTACGCCTGGGCCTGGTCGTACCCGGGCTGTTCACCCTGCAGGTGCGCGCGATCGCCGAGGCGGCCGCGCAGCTGCTCGGCGAGGGCCGCAACCCCCGGCCCGAGATCATGATCCCGCTGGTGGGCACCGTCCAGGAGCTGGAGATCGTCCGCGAGGAGTCCACTCGGGTGCTGCGCGAGGTCGGCGCGGAGTACGGCGTCGAACTGGACTTCCCCGTCGGCACCATGATCGAGCTGCCGCGAGCGGCGCTGACGGCCGGGCAGATCGCCGAGAGCGCCGAGTTCTTCTCGTTCGGTACCAACGACCTCACCCAGACCGTCTGGGGCTTCTCCCGCGACGACGTCGAGGCCTCGTTCTTCTCCGCCTACCTGGAGAAGGGCGTCTTCGGGGTGTCCCCGTTCGAGTCGCTGGACACCGAGGGCGTCGGGCGGCTGATCGACACCGCCGTCGAGGAAGGGCGCGCCACTCGCCCCGACATCAAGCTCGGGGTGTGCGGCGAGCACGGCGGCGACCCCGACTCGGTGCACTTCTTCCACCGCGCCGGGTTGGACTACGTCTCCTGCTCGCCGTTCCGCGTACCGGTGGCCCGGCTGGAAGCCGGCCGCGCCGCCGCGCGCGACTGA
- a CDS encoding DUF2252 domain-containing protein produces the protein MSESITPSAAASGAERQERIVATLVDAFSDLMTADPDAFRTKFRKMAADPFAFYRGSACLFYADAAGAEDPWADERTSRVWIQGDLHAENFGTYMDSQGALIFDVNDFDEAYLGHFTWDVQRFVASLALVCWRKAFSDADIDALVATYVRSYIEQVRWFAEHSGDETFSLRLDTTDGRIREVLQRSRMNSRVSLLDSMTRIQDYDRRFREGQGVRRLSDDERDAVCAAFEDYRATIPGDKRYASIAYRVKDVVGKSGFGIGSAGLPAFNILIEGFSEALDNDIVLSMKQGNVAAPSRVVTDDRIRDYFPHHGHRTAVSQRALQAHADPLLGHTTYGGTGFVVSELSPYTDDLDWSDLTEPDEIAAVAAYLGRATAKAHCVSDRDSDQSLVPFTTENAIIEALDGHEEEFIAWNTRFARRYAEQARSDRALFVDAFRNNAVPGVRSTGTTYARG, from the coding sequence ATGTCCGAATCGATCACGCCCTCCGCGGCCGCGTCCGGCGCCGAGCGCCAGGAGCGGATCGTCGCCACCCTCGTCGACGCCTTCTCCGACCTCATGACGGCCGATCCCGATGCGTTCCGCACCAAGTTCCGCAAAATGGCCGCCGACCCCTTCGCCTTCTACCGGGGCAGCGCCTGCCTGTTCTACGCCGACGCCGCCGGCGCCGAGGACCCCTGGGCCGACGAGCGCACGTCGCGCGTGTGGATCCAGGGCGACCTGCACGCCGAGAACTTCGGCACCTACATGGACTCCCAGGGCGCGCTCATCTTCGACGTGAACGACTTCGACGAGGCCTACCTGGGCCACTTCACCTGGGACGTCCAGCGGTTCGTGGCCAGCCTCGCCCTGGTGTGCTGGCGCAAGGCGTTCTCCGACGCCGACATCGACGCGCTCGTGGCCACCTATGTGCGCTCCTATATCGAGCAGGTGCGCTGGTTCGCCGAGCACAGCGGCGACGAGACGTTCTCGCTGCGGTTGGACACCACCGACGGCCGCATCCGCGAGGTGCTGCAGCGCAGCCGGATGAACAGCCGCGTCTCCCTGCTGGACTCCATGACGCGGATCCAGGACTACGACCGCCGCTTCCGCGAGGGCCAGGGCGTACGGCGGCTGTCGGACGACGAGCGCGACGCGGTCTGCGCGGCGTTCGAGGACTACCGGGCCACGATCCCCGGCGACAAGCGCTACGCGTCGATCGCTTACCGGGTGAAGGACGTCGTGGGCAAGTCGGGCTTCGGCATCGGCAGCGCCGGGCTCCCGGCCTTCAACATCCTCATCGAGGGCTTCAGCGAGGCGCTGGACAACGACATCGTACTGTCGATGAAGCAGGGCAACGTGGCGGCGCCCTCCCGCGTGGTCACCGACGACCGCATCCGCGACTACTTCCCCCACCACGGCCACCGCACCGCCGTCTCCCAGCGCGCGCTCCAGGCCCACGCGGACCCGCTCCTGGGCCACACCACCTACGGCGGCACCGGCTTCGTCGTCTCCGAACTCTCGCCTTACACCGACGACCTGGACTGGAGCGACCTGACCGAACCCGACGAGATCGCAGCGGTGGCGGCCTATCTCGGCCGGGCCACGGCCAAGGCCCACTGCGTCTCCGACCGCGACTCCGACCAGTCGCTGGTGCCTTTCACGACCGAGAACGCGATCATCGAGGCGCTCGACGGGCACGAGGAGGAGTTCATCGCCTGGAACACCCGCTTCGCCCGCCGCTACGCCGAGCAGGCGCGCAGCGACCGCGCCCTGTTCGTCGACGCGTTCCGCAACAACGCCGTTCCGGGGGTCCGCTCCACCGGCACCACGTATGCCCGCGGCTGA
- the trhA gene encoding PAQR family membrane homeostasis protein TrhA, with amino-acid sequence MTHPSQPRNRQHDGARGIAADLVDAVKPRLRGWLHLGTAPLALAAGIVLISLAPTPAARAAAAVYAASAVLLFTTSAVYHVGRWSRRPRAVLRRMDHANIYLIIAGTYTPFVVLVLDGGLRTAMLTLIWTGAVAGVLFKIFWVNAPRWLSTALYLAIGWVAVLFIPQLIGGTHPAAWILVLIGGLLYSAGAVVYALKRPDPAPRWFGFHEIFHSLTVAAYACHYIAVSFVVYTAG; translated from the coding sequence GTGACACACCCGTCACAGCCCCGCAACCGGCAGCACGACGGCGCCCGGGGCATCGCCGCCGACCTCGTCGACGCGGTCAAACCGCGCCTGCGCGGCTGGCTGCACCTGGGCACCGCTCCACTGGCGCTGGCCGCCGGGATCGTCCTGATCAGCCTGGCCCCCACCCCGGCGGCCCGCGCCGCCGCGGCCGTCTACGCCGCATCGGCGGTACTGCTGTTCACGACCTCGGCCGTCTACCACGTCGGCCGCTGGTCCCGCCGTCCGCGGGCCGTACTGCGCCGGATGGACCACGCGAACATCTACCTGATCATCGCCGGGACCTACACGCCGTTCGTCGTGCTGGTGCTCGACGGCGGACTGCGCACGGCGATGCTCACGCTGATCTGGACGGGCGCCGTCGCCGGAGTGCTGTTCAAGATCTTCTGGGTGAACGCGCCCCGCTGGCTGTCGACCGCCCTGTACCTCGCGATCGGATGGGTGGCCGTACTGTTCATCCCCCAGCTGATCGGCGGAACCCACCCGGCGGCCTGGATCCTGGTGCTGATCGGCGGGCTGCTCTACAGCGCCGGCGCCGTCGTCTACGCCCTGAAGCGCCCCGACCCGGCCCCCCGCTGGTTCGGCTTCCACGAGATCTTCCACTCGCTGACCGTGGCCGCCTACGCGTGCCACTACATCGCGGTCTCGTTCGTCGTCTACACGGCAGGCTGA